tgaatagttttgagtttgtaggtttgaactttattgttctttgattttgcacttttattttaggttaaagtttgtgatggattattggttaaatgtttttttttttttgtgtgtgtgtcttaaaaagactcagtaataacgtattgcagggatcaaacgatatgcaaagccagtcgttattaactgtagtagctttattgcccaaagggtcaatattattaagctactaatgacccgaaggttcttgtgcggatacgtattcgagaaaatttttattacactccgacaacactttcggtcgcgattgtgcgttagatctgggaattaattatcctttagcgatctttaatttttcccgacgtatcctaccggctgcgccaattaagttttgcacgttaggttactataaaaaaatatatttcaatttattattttcacttaacggctacttttgttgagtacattcagatttgcttcccgaatatgaactgatttatctaactgttgcggtcgcttagcaaacttcgctttgagagagtttgagtcaaaattgagtgaagtttgagctgcgtcagcaattatgcgtgggatagtactctgatgggaacattgacagtggcgtgatatttagggtgaattgtttatgtctaccaaagggggacagtttgatcttgaccaatgtcgatgttatcaccaggctctttgtttacaatattagaaatgtttataattgtgcttatgcttatgtgctaagttatgttaaagggtgggtgcgactatggatatgtcactatatatatatatagcattgtttttttgttattcaatGCTTATTTCAGCagaatatttgttattaatcTGCCAAAATGCCATAAACAATAAGCGTCAAGGagttgagagagagaggtgaTAAAGAGAACAAAATTAAGCAAAGTGCACTTGAAACGAGACGAGTTTATCTAAGATTCGCAACATGACTGGGCGCCTGTGGAGCTGGAAGCGCAGCGTGCTGCTTATCTTGGCCATGAGTACCCTGGCATTGGCCTGTAAGTATTCAAGTCGAGCTGAAGACTAAACAGCTAGTAAACCATTCAATTTATGCTAGCGCCTGCGCCAAGTCGACAGTACAGCTGCATGAGCTACAAGGAGAACGACAATAGCCAACACGACGATGACTATGAGCAGGAGAACAGTGAAGGCATCAGcacggagcagcagcagcagtatcTAGAGACGAGTACGACGCCCAGCGTGCCGCACAAACGCAGCTGCACGGAGGGTTATACCTTCTGTTTCACCCTGTGGAACCAGACATCGAACGGCACCCGATTGGTTAAGCAGGGTAGGAAAATGGATCTGAATATTTCTACACGATGCTCATGTCTTTCGATTTAGGCTGCTGGAAGGACACGACGGATCGCAATTCCATTTGCAGTCAAACGGAGTGCACCAGCTCAGCGCCCACGTCACGCAACAATAGCCTGTactattgctgctgctcgggGGAACTGTGCAATGCTCAGGTGTCCATTGTGGAGCCGGCGCCACTGGAACTGGCCAACAATGTGCAATCGGCGGTGTCCAATCGGGCTGCATCCCATCAGCAAAACTCTGTCAGAGCCACAACGCTGCTCAGCTGTGTTGGACTCCTAACGCTCATCATCATTGGCATGCTGTTGGCGATGCAATATTGTCGTGGCGTGAAGGAGAAGAGTGAGCCAGAAGAGTCGCCGCTGGCACCGTCGGGACCCGGCTACAGTTCCAATCTGCGCAATGTAGATAATATGAATTTGATCGGCATGCTGGGCAGCGGCAAGTATGGCACTGTGATGAAGGGACTGCTGCATGAACAGGAAGTGGCTGTTAAGATCTATCCAGAAGCCCATCACCAGTATTATGTGAACGAAAGGAACATCTATGCATTGCCATTGATGGACTGTCCGGCTCTGCTCAGCTACTTTGGTTGGTCTGCTCGCGACTTTTACTCTTATAAcaataattgaatatatatattctcttgaGCAGGCTACGATGAACGCCGCACCATGGATGGCCGCATGGAGTATCAGTTGGTTTTATCCTTGGCACCGTTGGGCTGCCTTCAGGATTGGCTAATTGCCAATAGCACAGACTTTGCCCAGTGTTGTGGCATGTTGCGCTCCATTACGCGTGGCCTATCCCATTTGCACACGGAACTGCGCTTGGGTGATCTGCACAAGCCATGCGTGGCCCATCGGGATCTCAATTCGCGCAATGTTCTGGTTCAGGCAGATCTCAGCTGTTGCATCGCAGACTTTGGATTTGCACTGAAGGTATTCGGTTCAAAGTATGAGTACAAGGGCGAGGTGGCCATGGCCGAGACCAAGAGCATCAATGAGGTAGGCACGCTGCGTTACATGGCTCCGGAGCTGCTCGAGGGTGCCGTCAATTTGCGGGACTGTGAGACATCGCTCAAACAAATGGATGTGTATGCACTGGGCCTGGTGCTGTGGGAGGTGGCCACACGCTGCTCGGAGTTCTATGCGCCTGGCCAGCTGACGCCGCCCTATAAGGCGCCCTACGAACAGGAAGTGGGTCCGCATCCCAGTTTCGATCAGATGCAGGCATTGGTGGTGCGTCACAAGGCGCGCCCTCTGTTCCCAGCGGGCTGGGGCGGGGGCGCCGCCGCCAAGCTTGTGCGCGATACCTGCGAGGATTGTTGGGATCATGATGCAGATGCCAGGCTAACTTCACTTTGTGCCGAAGAGCGCATGCAGGAGATGTCTAGCCTGCGTCCACGGCTGCAGGCTCAGCCGGCTAGTCCGCTGCTTAATACCAACAACCTGGCGTTGCCTGCGGCTCAGCTGCAAGTGAGCACGATCAGCAACACCACAACCACTGCGGCTGCAGTGCATCAGGCACAAACGCAGCTAACGTCAGCCGACGGTGGTTTGCTGCAGCCGCCACCGAATCAACAGTTTCCCACAGAAAAGAACCACTTAAACTATGCACAGCCCCAGCTGCAGCCACATCTGCAGGGTCGCAATCCCTGTCAGGAGCGCAATCTGGCGCCGCAGCCGTTGCGTACGCCGCCTGTTCTGGTAGAGCGCAGTAAGAAGCACAGCTTCCAGCCGCAGCAGGAGCAGAGTCTGTCCTGCCTGGAGCATGATGTGAGCGTGGAAGAGCTCATTGCCAGCCATCAGCAAAAGCAGAACTCCAGCCTGGGTCAGGGCTTtcccaaacaacaaaacacgGATCATATGCTGCGCGGCTGGCATGGCGTGCGCGCCTTGATTCACAAGAAACTCTTCCGCAAGGAGCACGCCGAGGAGCTGTGCCGGCAGCTGCAATTGGGCGAAGAGAAGTCAAATCTTGTGGCTGCGCTAAAGGGCATGGACAATGCACATTTGGCGAGCGGACTGAGGCGGCCCAACAACCTGGACTTGAGTCCCTTGCCGCCACTGGACAGAGCCaatctgctgcagctgcgcagCGCAGAGCAGCGTACTGGCACCCCCGCTCACATTGTGCCCCGCTCGTTGTCCAGCAGCCTAATCAAACACAttaacagcaacggcaacaacaacaacaacaacatcaacgagAACGAGCTGCACACATTGTCTGGCTCCCGGGCTCCAAAGCGGCGTCCCGGACATCTGCGCACAAATTCGCTGCTGGTGACCAGCAACAGTGGCAGCAATATGCCGCCGCCCacggagcagcagctgcgccgcCAGCACAGTCTAGAAGTCTTTCGTGAGGTATTTAGTGGGCGTGGAAGCAGCGAACGACTGCGCGATCCCAGCGAACGGGTGAAAACGCCCGGCGATGTGCCGGCATCGGTGCGCAAGGCGCGCGCCTCAAAGACCCTGAGTCTGTACGATGATCGCATGATGGACTCATCGCTGCTGAATATACTCTAGCATGAGGAGGTTCTGCTGCTGGAGCTATAAAGCGCGGCAGCGGAACTGTGCAGTTAACTCTCATATCTCAACCTTCATCAGACACAGAACATGCAACATATTCAACGATAGCCATACGAGTAGTTGATAGGACCCTCGACCTGATACTGAAATCCGATCTTGAGaaaacgtatatatatatatatatagtattttttCAAAAGCAAGATCCGTAAGTGTTCCCGCAGACGGGTCAACTCCAGAGAAATCTAGATGTACATGTATTTTTTCACCAATCAATTATCCTAGCGTTTAGTGCGGCAAACAACCAAAGTCCTTATAGGTTAGAACAGGATACAACAGAATAATACAGAGTAGCAAAAGAGTTAGAAACAGCAGGATCAGCATAAGCGACACACATATTTTTGACTTGACCTTGACCTTGACCTGCAGCAGTCTGATTATAGTGAAACGATAGTGGTTTAGTGGTTAGGTTCTCAATAGAGTTGAGCTTACAAGGCATAACTGTACCTCGGTTAGGTTTACAGACGGTTTAGCATCAGAAGCAGAATGGGGCTTGTAGTGGGCCAACAGGTTAGGAACTTTTTAAAaccatatacacacacaacataatgcatataactataaaaaaaaaacatatagaTATTAcacaattatataaataagctAGCGACTGGGGCTGTCACTGCAACAGAAATTCacgaaaataatatattaaataaaagacttaacaattataaaaacTTCATTGCAATTAATCTTGATTTTGTGGCCCTTACATACAGTGATAGCCCTGTGGCCagagcgcacacacacacacacacacatacacatgcatacaaacacCTACTTTCGAGTATTATGCGAAACCATTCTAAAGCAATTTTGGCACCATATAAAGAATTTCATGCGTTTGCCTTTCTATTGTATTTTATCAAACATGGAGATCTTTTTTGTAGTACTTGTAGACCAAAACACCCGCAGCCTTTCAAAtataactaataaaatatattaaaaaaaaaaaaaacgctagTCATATGATTTACACTAATTATATATTTCctaaataaaagtttatttaaacttCGTTTTTTAAGGTAAATAAGCAATGTACTAAACGAATAGCCACTCGGTGCTTCGGCTTTGAATTGCTAATCACGCGGAACGCGATCTAAGCTCGATCAGCACCGGCGCATTCGGTTTATTGATCAGCAGAGTGACGATATCCAAGTCAACATCCGTCCGGCCGCGCCAAATGAGCTCGTAGTTGCGCAGCAGCTGTGTCCAAGGGAAACGTTTTGAATTGCAAATGCTTGAACTGCTCGCTGGAGCGCAGAGATGATCAAGTTGAGGAAAATACTCACCCTTAAGAGCAAGACGTGCATATTCTGTTCGGCCAGACGACGAGCTATACAGGCGCGCATGCCGTGTCCAAAGGGCAGCACCAGATAGGGATTCACAGCATTGCGTTGCTGCAGCCAACGATCTGGCTGAAAACACAGCGGATTGGGaaaatgctgaggctgacggCAGGCAACCATATTCTGTGTAACCACGGTGGTCTAACGAAAAGTGTTTATATAACATTTGAGTCAAGAAAGTCGCCAAACACCTACCCCTTTGGGCACAAAATAGCCACTCAGGACGGTATCCTGATTGAGCACACGGCCGAATCCAATGGAAATTGGATTCAGGCGCAGCGACTCCTTTAGCACTGCCCGCGTGTAAGTAATGTCCGTGCGCAGCGCACCGGCGCTGAGAGACTGCTGGGCATTGGGCAGCACCTTGAGCGCCTCTTGGTGCAGTTTCTGTTGCACATCAGGATGACGTGCGACATGGTAAAGCAGAAATGCGGAGGCATATGACGTGGTATCAATgccagccaacaacaaatcaGCAGCTGTGCCCACAACATCCATGCGATCGAGTTGAGGATTCTGAATATAGCTGGTAATCAGCGAGGATCGGCCAGTGCCTGCCTGCACATTCTGTTCGAGCAGCTGCAGGGCGACGCTTTCCATGTAGGATTGGGCGTGACGCAGCTTGCGATAGCTTGGAGTCTCTATAAAGCGCCACAGCTGCAGACCCTGATCTGTGGGCAATATGCAGCTGTTTGTGGTTTCGGCGGCATGCATCAGTCGTGTGGAACGCGAGTGGGCGTGCTGCTCCTCCGGTGAAAAGGATTGAATGCGTGCTCCAAAGGTTAACAGGCAGGTCACTAACGAATCAAAAGGTTTAATAAGGAACAGATATTGGGTTAACTTCTCTCACGTTCCAAATTGAGTCTGGTTAGCTTGGGCAGCATATCGATGACACTTCCAATTCCGGCTGACTCCAGAAATGTTAGAAACTCTTTTGTCACCGCATCCACCTCGCCCACAAAGCTGCGTACACTTTTCGGCGCGCTCAGCTCCTTTTGCAGCTGCGATCGCAGACGCCACCAGTCTGGACCATTTGTGGGCAGCAATCCCGTTGTCTTGTAAAGATGCGGTCGCTGTTTGCGATACTGGGCCAAGGCCAGGTGACTGCGGCGTTGTGGACAGTCACGTTCGTTGAGCAGTGTCGCTATGTCCTTGGGATCGTACAGCCAGACAATATCCTGCCCCGGCACCATGGTCTCTCTCACAATAGAGCCGTACTTTTCGTACTTGTCCTGGCCGGCcttgtgcagctgcagccaggAGTAGCTACCTATGCCAGGCATATAGTTATACAGATTGCCTAATCCAAGCGGACCTCGTGGCCCTGGTATTGCCTCAAATGGCTTGCCAAATGTGCATTGCCTCGAGTTGCAGATTTTCAATAGCTTCGACAACATTCTGTGCCGATCCGTTCCGTTCCGTTCGCTGCCAATTCTCGAAAGATACTGAGAGGCACTTTTTTATTATGGGCAGGCATTTGGGTTTTCTATTTATTGCGCCTTCTTTTGTTTCACTTGCCGCCAGAAAGGTAACTAAATTCAACAATCTGCTCTCGTGCGAGTCGTGTTTACCTGAGCTGCCGACTTAAAACCATTCGTCTACCTGGTGAGAGCCACAAGCGTGCTCTTAAATTTATATCAGAGAGTTTCTCAGATATCTTAAAGAATTTCTGCATACTTTTAGGAACTGAGCAaaactattttatatttgtttagcaTTTTGTACGCCTATTTCTATCTCTATATACGGATGTTCGAGTCAAAAGATTCACTTTTCTATGAAGAAAAAGCTTTGCATCGAAATAAGAGTTCTCTTTCGTACAACGTTTTATGCCTTGCCAAGGTTGATTTATTTGTTAGcactttgtttttaaaatttcttgttattttactttacttatttttacGTTATAGCACCCATACACTTAATATTAAAAGCGAAGTTAATCTTCTTTCTGTTCTTTGTCGGAACTCTGCTCTTTCCCTATTCCATTTAACTTCTTAACTTGCTTTGCCGTTTTCTTTTGATTGTCAGTCACAATGCTTTGCATAATCGCGAGCACAACATTGGCAAAAAAGAAGAGGAAAAAGAGTAAGGGTAGAGACAAAACATCCAAGGATTTCCTAACAAAATAGGAACGTTGAGAAGATTCCGGAACCGATGACTGTTTAAAGATATCCGGCTGGCTAACCAATTGTTCGGCATACCAAATAGCCAAGTCCACGGGTTTCGCTGGGCGCGTACGGAAATTGAGCTGTGCCTGCCGCAGTTCTTCCAAATAGATTTCATCACGAATTATTTGCTTAAGAGCTGCGGAGAAACTGTCCACGCTGAAGTTCTTAGCTGAAATGCAAACTCCCAAATAACGTTCCTGCACACGTTCGCCGTTCTATGATGgaattaggaatttttaaatacactAATCTTATTTCGATTATCCCCCACATACATTCATTTGATCCATGAGCAAGGGCAGCACAATGATCGGCACTGCATTGTAGATAGCTTCCTGGATACCAAAGCTATCACCATGGGTCAGAAATGCCTTTACATTAGATTGAGCTGTAAGCGAGTACGGAAATTGAGACGCGATCCAAGCTGAATTGGGTTAGGTACTAACCCAATATGTTCTGCTGCATATTGTCAAACACACTGATGGCTCTTAAATTGTACAAACTCTCCGAGAGCTGGAGGTCTTTAAGATTGTTCACATTCCAGAGAAAACCAAGCTGACTGAACTCCTTGATCATTGATTCAACGGCCTTTAGGCCCAATCCGTACATGAGCTCAATATGCGGCAGATTTATATAGACAATCCCCTCGGAGAAGCGCTCAATAAATTCCTGCAAACTGAAGGGCAATGGTTCCGACTCGGCTCGAATATGCAGGCCACCCACCTCTATAACGTTTGGTGGCATATTTTGCACATAATCCAGAACGGGATGGGTATTAAGTAACACGACCTGCGCTTTAATTGAGGAAACCCCGCTTTCCAGCATACCATTTAGAACGGGCTGAACCACGGCCCAATGAATGCTGCAACCAGTAAAAAGGGGTTGCAATGATGAACGTCTGCAGCTGTAACACTTAAATATTCCACTTACAATGATTCGGCCAGGTACATGACATGGTTCTGTATGCGCTGCCAGTAGTTCATTGTTATAGGCAGCCGGCCGATGAAATGAGGTATGGTTGCCGCACTGATCGTATCCTCGCCCTGAACAAGATCAATGAGATCCGTTGTGAATTTGCCTCCACTCAGGCCCAGCACGGGCACCGATCGATACCGTGGCAGCGTGGTGAGCAGGCAATCCATTGAGAAGGTGGCATCATAGATAATCAAATCATATTTCAAAGCCGTCATGTCAAATGTTTTGTAAAAATTCGCCTCAGTTATGGAGCGGCAGCCGCCCAGCAGCGCCTCATACCAGATCAACAGCTGCTTTATGTCCCAGTGATGTCGATAGTGACCCATATCGTTTGTATAATGCTTCTTGACCACATCGTGTTCGTTCGGCAAGAAAATTTGCCGTATGTGCGGAAGGCCTAGATCGGGTTGTGTTCCTATAACTGTCAGTGAATGGCCACGGCCAGCGAGAGCCTCAAAGAATGGCTTTGTCCAGCCAGGATTATAATGCTGCGCTGTGCCAATAAGGCACAAAATACTGGCAGCATTTAACTGCTGCCACTTGTggcaaaacagcagcagcagcagcaacaatgccgCAAAAGTCTTCATATTACCAAACCGTTGCACTTCAAACAAGTCACTGAATTACCGATGGTTTCACCGACCGTGATAAGATTGCGGCTATCGACGCTACGTAAATGTAAGCCAACCGTTAAAAAGTCTATTCTATAcacttatatttttgtttaagagCTGTGTGCCGAAGAGAATTGTGTGCtctcaaaataaataacaaaaagtaATGGGCAACGTATTCAAATAGAGAGAATGACGGGTTTGGCAAAGCCACCTACTAGAAGCAGCAAGCGCCAAAGCTGATAACAGCTATCAATTCGAACGTGATTATAAGGTTACTTTATGATAaccaatataaacaataataaaaacaaaagcgctCCAGTTGGGAGTGCGcgactagaaaataccctgaATCCAACGCCCTTAAACCCACTCACAGACACAAGCACAAGCCACTGGCCACTTTTTCTTCTGAAGACCGTTCTTACTAAAACTTTCAGAGCATAATAATAGCATcatgtatatacataggtAGGTGCCAGACACGGCCATTGTCAAACCGTACCATTTGTGCTTTAATTAATATGATATTCGGGCTCAGAGTGTATTATTGAACGTATGATTATTCTTGAGCCCAGGGAATCTACTCGTCGGACAGACAATTAAAAATGCTATAAAAACATGGAAACATACCTGGCAACCAGTCAGTAGTCGACGTGATGTGCAACGTGCAGTATCTTGGCATTAGTATTTTAATTGCGACGCAGCTGCTCGGCTGGGCAATGAGTGCGAATATATTAGCACTGATGGGCATGACCTCGCACAGTCATCATATTTGGTGAGAACATGAAATTGGCATATAATCCTCATTGCAGCAAGCTAACAAGTGGCATCTCCCTCGTATGTTTATAGGAATAGTGTGCTGCTATATGAACTGGCAGAACGGGGTCATAATATGACCATACTATCCGTGAACTTGCCACGGCCCGAGGATAAGGTGCCAGCCAACGTAAGCTATATCTATCTGGAACGCGCCTATGATTTCTATAAAGAGAGTGGCGATAAAGTTGATATAAACTCGTTTATTGGTATTGGCGACTATGAGACCATAACGCAAACTTACGATTTTGGTGTGAAAACGGCGAAATATATAGCCGCCTCTCAGgggctgctgcaactgctggaCTATCCGGATGAATTTCAGTTTGATCTGATTATCAATGACTACACGCTGGGTCCATATTTGCTTGGGTTTGCACACAAGTTTCGCTATCCTCCTATAATTGGCATTACGGCCTTTCACAATGCGCCCATAACACTCGATTTCATGTCCAATCACTATTTTCCCGCACTGACACCCTATTTCTCGACTCTGTATAGTCAGAAAATGAGCTTTTTGGAGCGTTTGGATAACACGCTCATATTTGCCGCCGATACAATGTGGgtattaaatgcatttctgatataaattatttattgaatttagcTTCCATGATTAGCTATCGCCGACTGTATTACTATCCCCAGCTGGATGAGATAATGCGACCCTTTTTTGGACCAGAAATGCCGTCCTTGTCGAAGCTGGCGAAGCTGACGAAGATTTCACTGGTCAACTCACATCCAGCCACGGATTATGTGGAAGCTTTACCGCCGAATGTTGTAGAGGTAGGTGGTCTGCAAGGCAGACAGGGCAAGCCCTTGCCCGCCGAGTTGGATCAATTTATGAGACGTGGAAAACGTGGGGCCATATTCTTTTCGCTGGGCACCAATATGCATCCAGAAAACGTGGATAGGACGCTTAAGCTGGAAATTGTGGAGGCTTTTAGACAGCTGCCTGACTATCATTTCATTTGGAAATTCGACGAGCAGTACTTGAAGGATGTTCAAATGCCGGACAACGTTTTGGTTAAGGATTTTCTACCACAACGGGATATTTTGTGTAAGTCTTAATTATGATATAATGTGATTAATGTGATCAATGTAATTATTAATGTTTCTTGTCCTTTCCCAGCTCATAAATCTTTGACTTTGTTTATCTCACACTGCGGTGGATTGAGCACACAAGAGGCTACATGGCATGGTGTACCCATCGTCGGAATTCCCTTATTCCTGGATCAATATCGCGTAAGCGTATGCCccaaattgtttgctttttcaGTCGTTTAATCAATGGCCTTCCGTTATAGAATCTCATTCAAACCATTaatgctggtgctgctgttcaGGTTAACTATTTGAATATGACTACGGAACAGTTGGTGTCCGCCGTACGAGAGGTCGCCGAGAACAAGCGTTACTCACAGGCTATGAAATTGCGATCCCAACGCCTGCGAGATAATCCGGTGCCCCCTCTGGAGCTGGCCGTGTGGTGGGTGGAGTATTTGCTACGCCAGCCCGATCCCGTTCACTTGCACTCGGCAGCTAGGGAATTGAATTATTTCCAAACGCATTCC
The sequence above is a segment of the Drosophila virilis strain 15010-1051.87 chromosome 3, Dvir_AGI_RSII-ME, whole genome shotgun sequence genome. Coding sequences within it:
- the wit gene encoding bone morphogenetic protein receptor type-2; protein product: MTGRLWSWKRSVLLILAMSTLALASPAPSRQYSCMSYKENDNSQHDDDYEQENSEGISTEQQQQYLETSTTPSVPHKRSCTEGYTFCFTLWNQTSNGTRLVKQGCWKDTTDRNSICSQTECTSSAPTSRNNSLYYCCCSGELCNAQVSIVEPAPLELANNVQSAVSNRAASHQQNSVRATTLLSCVGLLTLIIIGMLLAMQYCRGVKEKSEPEESPLAPSGPGYSSNLRNVDNMNLIGMLGSGKYGTVMKGLLHEQEVAVKIYPEAHHQYYVNERNIYALPLMDCPALLSYFGYDERRTMDGRMEYQLVLSLAPLGCLQDWLIANSTDFAQCCGMLRSITRGLSHLHTELRLGDLHKPCVAHRDLNSRNVLVQADLSCCIADFGFALKVFGSKYEYKGEVAMAETKSINEVGTLRYMAPELLEGAVNLRDCETSLKQMDVYALGLVLWEVATRCSEFYAPGQLTPPYKAPYEQEVGPHPSFDQMQALVVRHKARPLFPAGWGGGAAAKLVRDTCEDCWDHDADARLTSLCAEERMQEMSSLRPRLQAQPASPLLNTNNLALPAAQLQVSTISNTTTTAAAVHQAQTQLTSADGGLLQPPPNQQFPTEKNHLNYAQPQLQPHLQGRNPCQERNLAPQPLRTPPVLVERSKKHSFQPQQEQSLSCLEHDVSVEELIASHQQKQNSSLGQGFPKQQNTDHMLRGWHGVRALIHKKLFRKEHAEELCRQLQLGEEKSNLVAALKGMDNAHLASGLRRPNNLDLSPLPPLDRANLLQLRSAEQRTGTPAHIVPRSLSSSLIKHINSNGNNNNNNINENELHTLSGSRAPKRRPGHLRTNSLLVTSNSGSNMPPPTEQQLRRQHSLEVFREVFSGRGSSERLRDPSERVKTPGDVPASVRKARASKTLSLYDDRMMDSSLLNIL
- the dib gene encoding cytochrome P450 302a1, mitochondrial; the protein is MLSKLLKICNSRQCTFGKPFEAIPGPRGPLGLGNLYNYMPGIGSYSWLQLHKAGQDKYEKYGSIVRETMVPGQDIVWLYDPKDIATLLNERDCPQRRSHLALAQYRKQRPHLYKTTGLLPTNGPDWWRLRSQLQKELSAPKSVRSFVGEVDAVTKEFLTFLESAGIGSVIDMLPKLTRLNLELTCLLTFGARIQSFSPEEQHAHSRSTRLMHAAETTNSCILPTDQGLQLWRFIETPSYRKLRHAQSYMESVALQLLEQNVQAGTGRSSLITSYIQNPQLDRMDVVGTAADLLLAGIDTTSYASAFLLYHVARHPDVQQKLHQEALKVLPNAQQSLSAGALRTDITYTRAVLKESLRLNPISIGFGRVLNQDTVLSGYFVPKGTTVVTQNMVACRQPQHFPNPLCFQPDRWLQQRNAVNPYLVLPFGHGMRACIARRLAEQNMHVLLLRLLRNYELIWRGRTDVDLDIVTLLINKPNAPVLIELRSRSA
- the Ugt305A1 gene encoding UDP-glucosyltransferase 2; the protein is MKTFAALLLLLLLFCHKWQQLNAASILCLIGTAQHYNPGWTKPFFEALAGRGHSLTVIGTQPDLGLPHIRQIFLPNEHDVVKKHYTNDMGHYRHHWDIKQLLIWYEALLGGCRSITEANFYKTFDMTALKYDLIIYDATFSMDCLLTTLPRYRSVPVLGLSGGKFTTDLIDLVQGEDTISAATIPHFIGRLPITMNYWQRIQNHVMYLAESFIHWAVVQPVLNGMLESGVSSIKAQVVLLNTHPVLDYVQNMPPNVIEVGGLHIRAESEPLPFSLQEFIERFSEGIVYINLPHIELMYGLGLKAVESMIKEFSQLGFLWNVNNLKDLQLSESLYNLRAISVFDNMQQNILAQSNVKAFLTHGDSFGIQEAIYNAVPIIVLPLLMDQMNNGERVQERYLGVCISAKNFSVDSFSAALKQIIRDEIYLEELRQAQLNFRTRPAKPVDLAIWYAEQLVSQPDIFKQSSVPESSQRSYFVRKSLDVLSLPLLFFLFFFANVVLAIMQSIVTDNQKKTAKQVKKLNGIGKEQSSDKEQKED
- the LOC6623214 gene encoding UDP-glucosyltransferase 2, which produces MCNVQYLGISILIATQLLGWAMSANILALMGMTSHSHHIWNSVLLYELAERGHNMTILSVNLPRPEDKVPANVSYIYLERAYDFYKESGDKVDINSFIGIGDYETITQTYDFGVKTAKYIAASQGLLQLLDYPDEFQFDLIINDYTLGPYLLGFAHKFRYPPIIGITAFHNAPITLDFMSNHYFPALTPYFSTLYSQKMSFLERLDNTLIFAADTIYRRLYYYPQLDEIMRPFFGPEMPSLSKLAKLTKISLVNSHPATDYVEALPPNVVEVGGLQGRQGKPLPAELDQFMRRGKRGAIFFSLGTNMHPENVDRTLKLEIVEAFRQLPDYHFIWKFDEQYLKDVQMPDNVLVKDFLPQRDILSHKSLTLFISHCGGLSTQEATWHGVPIVGIPLFLDQYRNLIQTINAGAAVQVNYLNMTTEQLVSAVREVAENKRYSQAMKLRSQRLRDNPVPPLELAVWWVEYLLRQPDPVHLHSAARELNYFQTHSLDVLAVLVMIPLLLLYFLQRMCTGKRRSMRRKHQKRD